One stretch of Juglans microcarpa x Juglans regia isolate MS1-56 chromosome 3D, Jm3101_v1.0, whole genome shotgun sequence DNA includes these proteins:
- the LOC121255540 gene encoding 30S ribosomal protein S21 isoform X2, with the protein MNSVRTLASSLLRWPSQTIEWCSCAPHYQPLQLQQWRGIRVKVRDGNLEQALTLLQRRMQSSGIERLIKRQQTRHLKNSEKRVLARKNLERKIRSQDLARKLKAILVKKVR; encoded by the coding sequence ATGAACTCAGTGAGAACGCTTGCGTCGAGCCTCTTACGGTGGCCGAGTCAGACCATTGAGTGGTGCAGTTGTGCGCCTCATTACCAACCGCTGCAGCTACAGCAGTGGAGGGGGATCCGGGTGAAGGTCCGGGACGGGAACCTGGAGCAAGCGCTGACTTTGTTGCAGCGGAGGATGCAGTCAAGTGGGATTGAGCGGCTTATAAAGCGCCAGCAGACTCGCCACCTCAAGAACTCTGAGAAGCGTGTCTTGGCCCGCAAGAACCTTGAGCGCAAGATCCGATCCCAGGACCTCGCACGCAAGCTCAAAGCCATTCTTGTCAAGAAAGTCAGGTAA
- the LOC121255540 gene encoding 30S ribosomal protein S21 isoform X1, translated as MNSVRTLASSLLRWPSQTIEWCSCAPHYQPLQLQQWRGIRVKVRDGNLEQALTLLQRRMQSSGIERLIKRQQTRHLKNSEKRVLARKNLERKIRSQDLARKLKAILVKKVRGL; from the exons ATGAACTCAGTGAGAACGCTTGCGTCGAGCCTCTTACGGTGGCCGAGTCAGACCATTGAGTGGTGCAGTTGTGCGCCTCATTACCAACCGCTGCAGCTACAGCAGTGGAGGGGGATCCGGGTGAAGGTCCGGGACGGGAACCTGGAGCAAGCGCTGACTTTGTTGCAGCGGAGGATGCAGTCAAGTGGGATTGAGCGGCTTATAAAGCGCCAGCAGACTCGCCACCTCAAGAACTCTGAGAAGCGTGTCTTGGCCCGCAAGAACCTTGAGCGCAAGATCCGATCCCAGGACCTCGCACGCAAGCTCAAAGCCATTCTTGTCAAGAAAGTCAG GGGTCTCTAA